From Rutidosis leptorrhynchoides isolate AG116_Rl617_1_P2 chromosome 3, CSIRO_AGI_Rlap_v1, whole genome shotgun sequence, a single genomic window includes:
- the LOC139898184 gene encoding protein NETWORKED 1B-like, translated as MDCMLNSESRRLYSWWWDSHITPKNSKWLLENLTDMDTKVKSMIKLIEEDADSFARRAEMYYKKRPELMKLVEEFYRAYRALAERYDYATGELRHAQKTLQAAFPDQESFVLPEDSSSSIDPKDQKNEPFGLQFFLEGKLHDENSNSVAEHEIRNLKKALTDLLAEKDSLFVQYQCSLEKLSNADAELNLALEKSKILEVKASEAEKEVVMLKETLRLLQTEKEAGLTKQMEYLETISDLEETVKSMDKRALEAESDGRDLMNKLSRLESENDAGLLKYGKCLEKISVLENKITVTEEEARVFSDQAVKAETEVEKLKTALLELTEEKEGFRVLYANCLEKLYKLELDLSLAQSDVQRLTDEILESTKKLEKVEEICVRLEASNQLLKIEASDLANRIMLKDRELSDKHDELEKLRTYAKDEHTHYVQVEAALQTLQMLYARSQEEQRNLANELKNGLQMVKDLEICKSGLQDEVKDLKNKEDEIVSLTEMKKRLEEEVALQSGQCTAMQNEIVHLKDEIIELNTGYSSLMGQLELVGLNPDSFGSSVKYLQDENLKLKQICEKNVDREETIKNVIEKNTDLESSIELLHVEKSSAILEKTVLLSQLHIITVNMQKLMDRNTVLENSLSAANIELDNLRDKSKGLEELCELLNNEKSNLVAERSMLASQLESVQQRLEILENRFTQFEERYGVLENEKETGNTQILQLMSSLSIEKQERESFVMTNQKWLDDLEDHIRRLIEDNKSKKEEFQEELDKGVIAQFENVILNKFIKEVEEKNYSLLVENERHVSASKLADKLISELETEILEQQVEEELLLVEVENLRLGIYQVFMSLEIGSNHRLEAGKISIEDIIDNIKDLKRSLLKEENEKQKLMIENNVNSTLLHQLKLGFRELELHKMNLMKEYETVKKQNRDLVEVNENFGLEIDMLREELEERKNIEENLNSELQERENEFELWEAEATSFVFDLQMSNTRDILFESKVHELTGLCQSLESESASKDREIKEMKQKENVMESEIKGLNAQLVAYNPVISSLKENISSLEHNISNMANLMVSNNRKSVDTEVKVHSYNDGQRDQELTMSPKSLEPNGIADLIEVQTRIAALEKIIVDDINSLARPETPELNIKTRWIKGEPEEHKRNKTDKLRGKRYLTLDNLNITKPKPELSEVKKGVLIRDIPLDQASDVGSTSTNSRSRSRRGYSRTDDMMIEQMQLAHKIYETEKSSKKLPYEPQIEDVGVDKLEIPYQESKKGKLLKRLASDAQNLANLETTVKDLTKRLETGKKVKKPTGFDFETVKEQLEEAEETILQLVNVNVESKAAIEKNPSLLAWVEQDDTWKSSEKIKRVQLEVQKIQYVLLKLDDEKKNIGKSRFSRTKSRTSVILRDFIHHGRSNSGRRQRRLCGCFTPSATKGDHRVKV; from the exons ATGGATTGCATGTTAAATTCGGAGTCAAGGCGTTTGTATTCTTGGTGGTGGGACAGCCACATTACACCCAAAAATTCAAAATGGCTTCTAGAGAATCTTACag ACATGGATACCAAAGTCAAATCTATGATCAAGCTCATCGAAGAAGATGCTGATTCGTTTGCAAGACGGGCAGAAATGTACTATAAGAAACGTCCCGAGCTCATGAAACTAGTCGAAGAGTTTTACCGAGCATATCGTGCATTAGCCGAACGATACGATTACGCAACCGGCGAGCTTCGCCATGCTCAAAAAACTTTACAAGCTGCGTTTCCTGATCAAGAATCTTTCGTACTACCCGAAGATTCATCATCTTCCATTGACCCCAAGGATCAAAAGAACGAACCTTTTGGATTACAATTTTTCCTCGAAGGAAAATTGCATGACGAGAATTCAAATTCGGTTGCCGAACATGAAATTCGGAATTTAAAGAAGGCCCTGACGGATCTGCTTGCCGAAAAGGATTCACTTTTTGTTCAATATCAGTGTAGTTTGGAGAAACTATCGAATGCGGACGCTGAGCTTAATCTTGCGCTCGAAAAATCGAAGATTCTTGAGGTGAAAGCGAGTGAAGCGGAAAAAGAAGTTGTTATGTTAAAGGAAACGCTTCGGTTGTTACAAACTGAAAAAGAAGCGGGATTAACGAAACAAATGGAGTATTTGGAAACGATATCCGATTTAGAGGAAACGGTTAAAAGTATGGATAAACGAGCTTTAGAAGCCGAAAGTGATGGTCGAGATTTGATGAATAAACTCTCGAGATTAGAATCCGAAAACGATGCGGGTCTTTTAAAGTACGGGAAGTGTCTTGAAAAGATATCGGTTTTGGAAAACAAGATTACGGTAACTGAAGAAGAAGCTAGAGTGTTTTCCGATCAAGCGGTCAAAGCGGAAACGGAAGTCGAGAAACTTAAAACCGCGCTTTTGGAGTTAACCGAAGAGAAAGAAGGTTTTCGGGTTTTATACGCGAACTGTCTCGAGAAATTGTACAAGTTAGAACTTGACCTCTCTTTAGCTCAATCTGATGTTCAACGTCTCACAGACGAAATTCTAGAAAGTACTAAAAAATTGGAAAAGGTTGAAGAGATTTGTGTTCGTTTGGAGGCATCGAATCAACTGTTAAAGATCGAAGCCAGTGATTTGGCGAATAGAATCATGCTAAAAGATCGAGAATTATCCGACAAGCACGATGAATTGGAGAAACTAAGAACTTATGCGAAAGACGAGCATACACATTATGTTCAAGTTGAAGCTGCTCTTCAAACTTTGCAGATGTTGTACGCTCGATCACAAGAAGAACAACGAAATCTTGCAAACGAGCTTAAAAACGGTCTTCAAATGGTGAAAGATTTGGAGATTTGTAAATCGGGTTTACAAGATGAAGTGAAGGATTTGAAGAATAAAGAAGATGAAATCGTAAGCTTAACAGAAATGAAAAAAAGACTCGAAGAAGAGGTCGCACTGCAATCAGGTCAATGCACAGCTATGCAGAACGAAATCGTTCATCTGAAAGACGAAATTATCGAATTAAATACGGGTTATAGTTCCTTAATGGGTCAACTTGAGTTGGTCGGTTTGAATCCAGATTCATTCGGGTCATCAGTAAAGTACTTGCAGGACGAAAATTTAAAGTTGAAACAGATCTGCGAGAAAAACGTTGATCGTGAAGAAACGATAAAAAACGTTATCGAGAAGAATACCGATTTGGAGAGTTCAATCGAGTTACTTCATGTAGAAAAATCGTCTGCTATTCTTGAAAAAACCGTTCTTTTGTCTCAGTTACATATTATTACGGTTAATATGCAGAAGCTAATGGATCGAAACACTGTTCTTGAAAACTCTCTATCTGCTGCAAATATCGAACTCGATAATCTCAGAGACAAATCGAAGGGTTTGGAAGAACTTTGTGAGTTGCTTAATAACGAGAAATCGAATCTTGTAGCGGAAAGAAGCATGTTGGCTTCTCAACTCGAAAGTGTCCAGCAAAGATTAGAAATACTCGAGAACCGGTTTACGCAATTCGAAGAACGATATGGTGTTCTTGAAAACGAAAAGGAAACCGGGAACACGCAAATACTCCAATTAATGTCGTCTTTAAGTATCGAGAAACAAGAACGCGAGAGTTTTGTGATGACGAACCAGAAATGGTTAGATGATTTGGAGGATCATATACGTCGTCTTATTGAAGATAACAAATCTAAGAAAGAAGAATTTCAAGAAGAACTCGATAAAGGTGTTATCGCTCAGTTCGAGAACGTTATCTTAAACAAGTTCATAAAAGAAGTAGAGGAAAAGAATTACTCGTTATTGGTCGAGAACGAGCGGCATGTGTCAGCATCGAAGTTGGCCGATAAATTGATTTCGGAGCTCGAGACTGAAATTCTGGAGCAACAGGTCGAAGAAGAGCTCTTGTTAGTTGAGGTCGAAAATTTGAGATTGGGGATTTATCAAGTTTTCATGTCTCTCGAGATTGGTTCGAACCATCGATTGGAAGCTGGTAAGATATCGATCGAAGATATAATCGATAACATAAAGGATTTGAAGCGTTCGTTATTAAAGGAAGAAAATGAGAAACAAAAGTTAATGATCGAGAACAACGTTAATTCAACTCTCCTTCACCAACTTAAACTAGGGTTCCGGGAATTAGAGTTACACAAGATGAATCTGATGAAAGAATACGAAACTGTCAAGAAACAGAATCGTGATCTCGTTGAAGTTAATGAAAATTTCGGTTTAGAAATTGATATGTTACGTGAAGAACTCGAAGAACGAAAAAACATCGAAGAGAATCTGAATTCTGAGCTTCAAGAACGAGAAAACGAGTTCGAATTATGGGAAGCTGAAGCAACTTCGTTCGTTTTTGATCTTCAAATGTCGAACACGCGCGATATACTTTTCGAAAGCAAAGTTCATGAGCTGACTGGACTTTGTCAGAGTCTTGAAAGTGAAAGTGCGTCGAAAGATCGGGAGATTAAAGAGATGAAGCAAAAGGAAAATGTTATGGAGAGTGAGATAAAAGGATTAAATGCGCAATTAGTTGCTTATAATCCAGTTATTAGTTCTTTGAAGGAGAATATATCGTCTCTTGAGCATAATATTTCGAATATGGCGAATCTTATGGTATCCAACAACCGAAAATCAGTG GATACGGAAGTGAAAGTTCATTCTTATAACGATGGTCAACGTGATCAAGAGCTGACCATGAGTCCAAAATCACTCGAACCAAACGGGATTGCAGATTTGATTGAGGTTCAGACTCGTATTGCAGCACTCGAAAAAATAATCGTGGACGACATTAACAGTTTAGCGAGACCTGAAACCCCGGAACTCAACATCAAAACGAGATGGATAAAAGGAGAACCCGAAGAACACAAACGTAACAAAACCGATAAGCTTCGCGGAAAACGTTATCTTACGTTAGATAATCTTAACATCACTAAACCCAAACCCGAATTATCCGAAGTAAAGAAAGGTGTTTTGATTAGAGACATCCCACTTGATCAAGCGTCAGATGTCGGTTCAACGTCTACAAATAGCAGAAGCCGAAGCCGAAGAGGCTATTCACGAACTGACGATATGATGATCGAGCAAATGCAACTGGCCCACAAAATCTACGAAACTGAAAAGAGCTCGAAAAAGCTTCCGTACGAGCCACAAATAGAAGATGTCGGTGTCGATAAGTTAGAAATACCATACCAAGAATCCAAAAAAGGAAAGCTTTTGAAAAGACTCGCGTCTGACGCCCAGAATCTCGCGAATCTTGAAACGACGGTTAAGGATTTAACGAAAAGGTTAGAAACTGGTAAAAAAGTTAAGAAACCAACTGGGTTTGATTTCGAGACGGTGAAAGAACAACTAGAAGAAGCTGAAGAGACGATTTTACAGTTGGTCAACGTAAACGTTGAGTCGAAAGCCGCCATTGAAAAAAACCCGTCGTTGTTAGCGTGGGTTGAACAGGACGACACGTGGAAAAGTTCGGAAAAGATCAAACGAGTGCAGTTGGAAGTTCAAAAGATTCAATACGTGTTGCTGAAACTGGACGACGAGAAGAAAAACATAGGGAAAAGCAGGTTTTCGAGGACTAAAAGCAGAACGAGTGTGATTTTGCGCGATTTTATTCATCATGGGAGAAGTAATAGCGGAAGAAGACAACGTCGACTTTGTGGGTGTTTTACGCCATCAGCAACTAAAGGCGATCATCGTGTTAAAGTTTAG
- the LOC139901762 gene encoding BTB/POZ domain-containing protein At5g17580-like has translation MVSFNNNFPENPHVKSHILPSKQQQPHKIIQKLTTGLCTNCSTQPTDYIITVTTCSSSIIWIGRLLFLSPGLLFFEFPNASVLILFFWCLKDNEMSRYSFSKDVQVPVCGIPFNLNRDLMATRSSKLCKLFKENPEEDLSHLLCDIPTTPEVFELVARFCYGFNVNFTPENVIPVSCLACYLGMTDTHSPQNLLNRALSYFEHEVITGWNESLRSLKAIDNEIVLQQAAKLGLIDGCMDSIINKALDNPQLLGEPIKNHDDDDSEEEDDEGYNGNVYKANAKRQLFVLDWKSENICLTTLDLKFYEPIIRGMIQCKMGSNYIASNLYLYAKRWVYFEPKETSGGSSSSSSECVSSNSKRLLIEAIERLLPHDRGVLPCALLSEMLHYAIVLEASADCREGFEVLFGRQLDLATVDDLLIPSQGYSKVEKYDTECVRRILKHFYNNFTGQNQSGLDIVAELVEDYLGEVANDIDLKKNSFVSLAEMSIAASEGTQRTSDGIYRAVDIYLNKHRYLTESEREEICAVLDCNKLSPEACEHAAQNERLPVRVAVQVLFVGQLHLRESIAKEVAGSDDGSKKSKSTEVNEEEEEVKGELEKMSSKVMELEKECVVMRKEIQRGYLRNVKTGNGKTNVWREMKRKLGCISSLNSNNCHVKKKKVHPR, from the exons ATGGTCTCATTCAATAACAACTTCCCTGAAAATCCTCATGTAAAATCTCACATTTTGCCTTCAAAACAACAACAGCCCCACAAAATAATTCAAAAGCTCACTACTGGTTTATGTACAAATTGTTCTACACAACCTACAGATTATATAATAACTGTCACTACTTGTTCATCTTCCATAATTTGGATCGGTAGGCTTCTTTTTTTGTCACCTGGGTTGTTGTTTTTTGAATTCCCAAATGCTAGTG tgctTATTCTGTTTTTTTGGTGTCTTAAAGACAAT GAGATGTCAAGATATTCATTTTCGAAGGATGTTCAGGTCCCCGTTTGCGGAATACCATTCAACTTGAACAGG GATCTTATGGCTACAAGATCATCAAAACTTTGTAAGTTGTTTAAAGAAAACCCTGAAGAAGATCTTTCTCATCTTCTTTGTGATATCCCGACGACCCCCGAAGTATTCGAGCTCGTTGCAAGATTCTGCTATGGTTTCAACGTCAACTTTACGCCAGAAAACGTGATTCCCGTTTCTTGTTTGGCTTGCTATTTGGGTATGACTGATACCCACAGCCCCCAAAATCTGTTGAATCGCGCTTTATCTTACTTTGAACATGAAGTCATTACTGGTTGGAATGAATCTTTAAGATCATTGAAAGCAATCGATAATGAAATCGTTCTTCAACAAGCTGCGAAACTTGGTTTAATTGATGGGTGTATGGATTCAATCATTAATAAAGCTCTTGATAATCCACAATTACTCGGTGAACCGATCAaaaatcatgatgatgatgattcggaGGAGGAAGATGATGAGGGTTATAATGGTAATGTTTACAAAGCGAACGCTAAAAGGCAACTCTTCGTTCTTGATTGGAAGTCGGAAAATATATGTTTGACCACACTTGATCTTAAATTCTACGAGCCCATAATTCGCGGGATGATTCAATGTAAAATGGGTTCGAATTACATTGCGTCGAATCTTTATTTGTATGCGAAAAGATGGGTGTATTTTGAGCCGAAAGAAACAAGTGGCGGGTCGTCTTCTTCTTCTTCCGAATGCGTTTCTTCAAACTCGAAACGACTTCTAATTGAAGCGATCGAACGGCTTTTACCTCACGATCGAGGTGTTCTTCCTTGTGCGTTACTATCCGAAATGCTACATTACGCTATCGTTTTAGAAGCTAGTGCTGATTGTAGAGAAGGTTTCGAGGTGCTATTTGGGAGACAGTTAGATTTGGCGACAGTTGACGATTTGTTGATTCCGTCTCAAGGGTATTCGAAGGTAGAAAAGTATGATACCGAGTGTGTTCGAAGAATTTTGAAGCATTTTTACAATAATTTCACCGGGCAGAATCAATCGGGGCTCGATATTGTGGCTGAACTCGTCGAGGATTATTTAGGTGAGGTGGCGAACGATATCGATTTGAAAAAGAACTCGTTCGTATCACTTGCTGAAATGTCGATTGCTGCATCAGAAGGAACACAGAGAACGTCAGACGGGATATATCGTGCGGTCGATATCTATTTAAACAAACACCGTTACTTAACAGAATCCGAACGTGAAGAAATATGCGCGGTTTTAGATTGCAACAAGCTGTCACCCGAGGCGTGCGAACACGCAGCGCAAAACGAGCGGCTTCCAGTGCGTGTGGCAGTTCAGGTGTTGTTTGTAGGTCAGTTGCATCTGCGGGAGAGTATCGCGAAGGAGGTGGCGGGGTCCGATGACGGGTcaaaaaagtcaaagtcaacggaggTCAACGAGGAGGAGGAGGAAGTGAAGGGAGAATTGGAGAAAATGAGTAGTAAAGTGATGGAATTGGAGAAAGAATGTGTTGTGATGAGGAAAGAGATTCAAAGAGGTTATTTACGGAACGTAAAAACGGGAAACGGGAAGACGAATGTTTGGCGGGAAATGAAGAGGAAGCTCGGGTGCATATCGAGCCTTAACAGTAATAACTGTCatgtgaagaagaagaaggttcATCCAAGGTAG